One genomic segment of Rivularia sp. PCC 7116 includes these proteins:
- a CDS encoding MlaE family lipid ABC transporter permease subunit: MGQATSKSSLGAWSQRLLAALFLIGQVIIHLFQVKIHRRNTLEQMAAVGPDSLFIALVTAVFVGAVFTIQVAREFINFGAGNAVGGVLAVALTRELSPVLTAVVLAGRVGSAFAAEIGTMRVTEQIDALLMLKTDPIDYLVIPRVLACCLMLPILTLLSLVTGMAGGLVIATNFYNLSDVQFLDSARNFLGVWDILSAMIKALCFGLLVAVIGCNWGLTTTGGAKGVGQSTTTAVVTALLIIFIANFFLSWLMFQGTGGALLQGF; encoded by the coding sequence GTGGGTCAAGCAACATCTAAATCCAGTTTGGGAGCATGGAGTCAGCGATTGTTGGCTGCGCTTTTTTTGATTGGACAAGTAATAATTCATTTATTCCAAGTAAAAATTCATCGGCGCAATACTTTAGAACAAATGGCTGCGGTGGGACCTGACTCACTATTTATTGCCTTAGTTACGGCTGTATTCGTAGGTGCGGTATTTACAATTCAGGTTGCACGAGAGTTTATTAATTTTGGTGCAGGAAACGCTGTAGGAGGAGTATTAGCTGTAGCTTTAACGCGAGAACTTTCTCCCGTACTCACGGCAGTTGTTCTAGCAGGACGAGTTGGTTCGGCTTTTGCTGCTGAGATTGGTACTATGCGGGTGACAGAGCAGATTGATGCTTTATTAATGTTAAAAACTGACCCCATAGACTATTTAGTTATTCCTCGGGTGCTGGCTTGCTGCTTAATGCTGCCGATTTTGACTTTATTGTCTTTAGTCACGGGTATGGCAGGAGGATTGGTAATTGCTACAAATTTTTATAATTTATCGGATGTTCAGTTTTTAGATTCGGCACGTAATTTTTTGGGAGTCTGGGATATTTTAAGCGCGATGATTAAAGCTCTTTGTTTCGGGCTTCTAGTCGCGGTTATTGGCTGTAACTGGGGATTAACCACCACTGGTGGAGCAAAAGGTGTAGGTCAATCCACCACAACAGCAGTAGTTACAGCTTTATTGATTATATTTATT